From a region of the Candidatus Rhabdochlamydia porcellionis genome:
- the yihA gene encoding ribosome biogenesis GTP-binding protein YihA/YsxC, producing the protein MSKKSFFYNAQFITAAACVSDFPSINNPQKKPLKEVAIVGKSNVGKSSLINYLLNNYTIAKTSSKPGKTQTINFFTIDQQFLLVDLPGYGYARVDKKTKEKWSELIDLYLKTRSSLRLILFLVDIRRSFTEDDLNFIKWAHFYHKNLLIIFTKSDKLKIQEIKKQTYTASKILSSVSPMQSFEFLTCSIKKPQNRIALTEKIKSLLQEKS; encoded by the coding sequence ATGTCTAAAAAATCTTTTTTTTATAATGCACAATTTATCACAGCTGCTGCTTGTGTTTCTGACTTTCCCTCTATTAACAACCCACAAAAGAAACCTCTTAAAGAAGTTGCTATTGTAGGAAAATCTAATGTGGGCAAATCCTCTCTAATTAACTACCTTCTTAATAATTATACTATTGCTAAAACATCTTCAAAGCCAGGAAAAACACAAACCATTAATTTTTTTACCATTGATCAGCAATTTCTTTTAGTAGATCTTCCTGGTTATGGCTATGCAAGAGTAGATAAAAAAACCAAAGAAAAATGGAGCGAATTAATTGATCTCTATCTAAAAACGCGCTCGAGTTTGCGTTTGATTTTATTTCTAGTAGATATTCGACGATCTTTTACTGAAGATGATTTAAACTTCATCAAATGGGCTCATTTTTACCATAAAAACCTGTTAATCATTTTTACCAAAAGCGATAAACTAAAAATCCAAGAAATAAAAAAACAAACCTATACTGCTTCTAAAATACTCTCTTCTGTTTCCCCAATGCAGTCTTTTGAATTTTTAACTTGCTCTATTAAGAAGCCACAAAACAGAATAGCTCTTACCGAAAAGATCAAATCATTACTCCAAGAAAAATCATGA
- the argS gene encoding arginine--tRNA ligase: MTHLISLIKTKVTQAITNQFSAEITDPMLLKAEITESTQPQFGHYQCNSALKIAKIVKKNPRQIAKQIADAIDLYDQMGHRMIEKIEVAGAGFVNIFLCPNFLAKRIESMFLDERLGVPLVKKEKIIVEFSSPNIAKELHVGHLRSTIIGDALARLFEFLGYEVLRLNHIGDFGTQFGMLIAYIQKYEWSAFQEAISLSTLMDWYKKAKFQFDQDKEFKKLSQLEVVKLQQGNKSSLQIWERICGVSKTAFQEIYQLLDVRLVERGESFYSPYLAQIVADLEQKRLVTISNGAKCIFLDGFTGRDNTPFPMIVQKSDGGYNYETTDMAALYHRVQKEKAARIIIVTDAGQSLHFAMIFKAAEKAHYFDPKQLQLDHVPFGVVLGPDRKKFKTRSGETEKLIDLLMGAIQKAKQILKTRLPLLEEKELEKSAKILGIDAVKYADLCCHRIKDYVFSYDRMLKFEGNTAAFLLYAYVRIQGIKRKVGKEAVKGPIVLSHPSEVAMAFHLCLFPETLQMMSQDLLPNRLCDYLYALAEKFHAFFRDCRVEGSIEKNSRLLLSEVTAQVLKKGLSILGLQTLERM; this comes from the coding sequence ATGACTCATTTAATTAGTTTAATAAAGACAAAAGTAACCCAGGCGATTACTAATCAGTTTTCTGCTGAAATTACAGACCCTATGCTTTTGAAAGCAGAAATTACAGAGAGCACACAGCCTCAATTTGGACATTATCAATGTAATAGCGCTTTAAAAATTGCTAAAATAGTGAAGAAGAATCCTAGGCAGATTGCAAAGCAAATTGCTGATGCAATAGATCTTTATGACCAGATGGGTCATAGAATGATTGAAAAAATAGAGGTTGCAGGCGCTGGTTTTGTCAATATTTTTTTATGTCCCAATTTTTTAGCTAAACGAATCGAGTCTATGTTCTTAGATGAGCGCTTAGGAGTTCCCTTAGTAAAGAAAGAAAAAATCATTGTAGAATTCTCTTCTCCTAATATTGCAAAAGAGCTGCATGTTGGGCATTTGCGATCGACGATTATCGGTGATGCTCTAGCTAGGTTGTTTGAATTTTTAGGTTATGAGGTACTACGTTTAAACCATATAGGAGACTTTGGCACGCAATTTGGCATGCTGATTGCTTATATTCAAAAATATGAATGGAGTGCTTTTCAAGAGGCAATAAGTCTTTCCACTTTAATGGACTGGTATAAAAAAGCAAAATTTCAGTTTGATCAAGATAAAGAATTTAAAAAACTGTCACAGCTAGAGGTGGTAAAATTACAACAAGGAAATAAAAGTTCTTTGCAGATTTGGGAAAGAATTTGTGGGGTTTCCAAGACTGCTTTTCAAGAAATTTATCAGCTTTTAGATGTTCGTTTGGTAGAAAGGGGAGAGTCTTTTTATAGTCCTTATCTTGCACAAATCGTTGCGGATTTAGAGCAAAAAAGGTTAGTTACGATATCTAATGGAGCAAAGTGTATTTTCTTAGATGGTTTTACAGGAAGAGATAACACTCCTTTTCCTATGATCGTGCAAAAGTCAGATGGAGGCTACAATTATGAAACCACAGATATGGCGGCACTTTATCATCGGGTACAAAAAGAAAAAGCTGCTCGGATTATTATTGTAACCGATGCAGGGCAAAGCTTACATTTTGCCATGATTTTCAAAGCTGCTGAAAAAGCTCATTACTTTGATCCTAAACAATTGCAGTTAGATCATGTCCCTTTTGGTGTTGTATTAGGTCCTGATAGGAAAAAATTTAAAACTAGATCTGGGGAGACTGAAAAGCTGATCGATCTATTAATGGGAGCTATTCAAAAAGCTAAACAAATCCTCAAGACAAGGCTTCCCCTTCTAGAGGAAAAAGAATTAGAAAAGAGCGCTAAAATTTTAGGTATAGATGCCGTAAAATATGCAGATCTTTGTTGTCATAGAATCAAAGATTATGTTTTTAGCTACGATCGAATGTTAAAATTTGAAGGAAATACCGCTGCCTTTTTACTATATGCTTATGTGCGTATTCAAGGGATTAAGCGTAAGGTAGGAAAAGAAGCTGTAAAAGGACCGATTGTACTTTCTCATCCTTCGGAAGTGGCAATGGCTTTTCATTTATGTCTTTTCCCAGAAACACTGCAAATGATGTCGCAAGATCTTCTGCCTAATCGTTTATGTGATTATCTATACGCCTTAGCAGAAAAGTTCCATGCTTTCTTCCGTGATTGTAGAGTAGAAGGCAGCATTGAAAAAAATAGTCGATTATTGCTATCAGAGGTAACAGCTCAGGTTTTAAAAAAGGGATTGTCTATTTTAGGTTTGCAAACATTAGAAAGAATGTAG
- a CDS encoding DUF2709 domain-containing protein, whose protein sequence is MAIPETIKSEMLRFLKKNKKADLITTYLFFLEKKFNLKPVLFIRDKVIYQSREDLIHRLEEVGKLWRETEIKIQYGQQSVNEQSKKIYICPFTGKVFADNTHPNPQDAIYDWVSKCPENTERVGGLKAKRFLVSEDLDVIKNYIVKRKEPIKKIVFSSAVTGKLFNSKEAVIQDFVQNQLKDIPLEEVPSQNRYQIEEHFMSFIQTHLEEGKINAFVETLANYDEFSAFVELWLEEEKEEI, encoded by the coding sequence ATTGCAATTCCAGAAACTATTAAAAGCGAAATGCTTAGATTCTTAAAAAAGAATAAAAAAGCGGATTTAATCACAACTTATCTCTTTTTTTTAGAAAAAAAATTTAACTTAAAGCCTGTGCTTTTTATACGAGATAAAGTGATCTATCAGAGTAGAGAAGACCTTATCCATAGATTGGAAGAAGTGGGTAAGCTCTGGCGTGAAACAGAAATTAAAATTCAATATGGACAGCAAAGTGTTAACGAACAGAGTAAAAAAATTTATATATGCCCATTTACAGGAAAAGTATTTGCAGATAACACACACCCTAACCCTCAAGATGCCATCTACGATTGGGTTTCTAAATGTCCTGAAAACACCGAACGGGTCGGTGGATTGAAAGCAAAAAGATTCTTGGTGTCAGAAGACCTCGATGTGATAAAAAACTACATTGTCAAACGCAAAGAACCTATAAAAAAAATTGTCTTTTCTTCTGCTGTTACTGGTAAATTGTTTAATAGTAAAGAAGCGGTAATTCAAGATTTTGTTCAAAATCAGCTAAAAGATATTCCGTTAGAAGAGGTCCCTAGTCAAAATCGTTATCAGATTGAAGAGCACTTCATGTCTTTTATACAGACTCATTTAGAAGAAGGAAAAATTAATGCTTTTGTAGAAACCCTTGCTAATTATGATGAGTTTTCTGCCTTTGTAGAGTTATGGCTAGAAGAAGAGAAGGAAGAGATTTAA
- a CDS encoding Npt1/Npt2 family nucleotide transporter, whose product MFAAAKFNKLRACIWPIYRHELLKFVPLLVLFFLIGFNYSLLRATKDALVITAPSSGAEALPFIKVWAIVPMAFLFTFLFTRVSNRLSREKTFYAMMSIFIGFFTIFLFFLYPFQDILHPHHLSDRIQQSLPMGFQGFIALFRNWTFTLFYVMSEMWSTIIMTVLLWGFANDVTSVGDAKRYYGLLGIGINISGIVAGQVATSMSHLNYHSFLPFGNNAWDQAVFFLTSLVIINGILCMSIFRYMHKKKQGYNSESYCAQNGNEKIKMGMRKNFGYLAKSPYLICIAVIVITYNIAINLIEVVWKDQVKQLYPNPADFNAYMGQILKWIGIVATVTSIFISSVIIRRFSWTFSALASPFILLFTGVAFFACFFFKDVGFASISAFLGVTPLALCVFFGSLQNCLARASKYTLFDVTKEMAFTPLSKECKQKGKAAIDGVGSRLGKSGGSLIHQTLLMFFGTVTLSTPYVAIILLGVISAWMVSVRSLGHQFDNLIAHQATLKDPDEEPSAGPVFAESSKT is encoded by the coding sequence ATGTTTGCGGCAGCAAAATTTAACAAGTTACGTGCTTGTATATGGCCAATTTATCGCCATGAGTTGCTCAAATTTGTCCCCCTTTTAGTTCTATTTTTCCTCATTGGATTCAATTACAGCCTTTTAAGAGCTACAAAAGATGCTCTTGTTATAACAGCCCCTTCTTCTGGCGCAGAAGCCCTCCCTTTTATTAAGGTTTGGGCCATTGTCCCTATGGCCTTTTTATTTACTTTTTTATTTACTAGAGTATCAAATCGTCTTTCTAGAGAAAAAACCTTCTATGCTATGATGAGCATCTTTATTGGGTTTTTTACAATATTTCTCTTTTTTCTATATCCTTTCCAAGACATACTGCATCCACACCATTTAAGCGATCGCATACAACAGTCCCTACCTATGGGATTTCAAGGCTTTATTGCTTTATTTCGCAATTGGACATTCACCCTATTTTACGTTATGTCAGAGATGTGGAGCACAATTATTATGACAGTCTTACTCTGGGGATTTGCTAATGACGTAACCTCTGTTGGTGATGCTAAACGCTATTATGGCTTACTTGGAATTGGAATTAATATATCAGGTATTGTTGCTGGTCAAGTTGCTACGTCGATGTCTCACTTAAATTATCACTCTTTCTTACCTTTTGGTAATAATGCCTGGGATCAAGCGGTTTTTTTTCTTACTTCTTTAGTGATTATAAATGGGATTTTATGTATGTCGATTTTCCGCTACATGCATAAAAAGAAACAAGGTTATAACTCAGAAAGTTACTGTGCTCAAAATGGAAACGAAAAAATTAAAATGGGCATGCGTAAAAACTTTGGCTATCTAGCTAAGTCTCCTTATCTTATCTGCATTGCCGTTATTGTGATAACCTACAATATCGCAATTAATTTGATCGAAGTGGTATGGAAAGACCAAGTAAAACAACTCTATCCCAACCCTGCTGACTTTAACGCTTACATGGGGCAAATTCTCAAGTGGATCGGTATTGTTGCTACGGTAACTAGCATTTTTATTTCCAGTGTGATTATTAGGCGCTTTAGTTGGACCTTTAGCGCTTTAGCTTCCCCTTTTATTCTTTTATTTACTGGAGTTGCTTTTTTTGCTTGTTTTTTCTTCAAAGATGTAGGATTTGCTTCTATTTCTGCTTTTTTAGGAGTTACCCCTCTGGCTCTTTGTGTATTTTTTGGTTCCCTACAAAATTGCTTAGCTAGAGCTTCTAAATACACCCTATTTGATGTAACCAAAGAAATGGCTTTTACCCCTTTAAGCAAAGAGTGTAAGCAAAAAGGAAAAGCAGCTATTGATGGCGTGGGATCACGTCTTGGAAAATCAGGAGGCTCTCTCATCCACCAAACTCTTCTTATGTTCTTCGGAACCGTTACTCTTAGCACCCCTTATGTTGCTATTATTCTCTTAGGAGTAATCAGTGCTTGGATGGTATCGGTTCGTTCTTTAGGCCATCAATTTGATAACCTCATTGCCCATCAAGCAACATTAAAAGATCCCGATGAAGAACCATCTGCAGGACCTGTGTTTGCTGAGTCTAGCAAAACTTAA
- a CDS encoding putative quorum-sensing-regulated virulence factor gives MTLLHKDVFVCLDCETTGLNPDKDEIIEFAIARFNFDTIIDSFETLIEPSFPIPEESTAIHHITDQMVKGKPKIQEILPRIFELIDNYIIIGHGITNDISFLNASAKKYAVPNNLSSIRYLDTLRLARLYGESPTNSLEMLRKHFNIAEEGAHRAMNDVVVNIEVFKFLAKRYKTVTQILERLKRPILLKTMPLGKHKRRKFSEIPIEYLRWAARQNFDQDLLFSIHHELKKRKQGTRFCQEANPFSSL, from the coding sequence ATGACCTTACTTCACAAAGATGTGTTTGTTTGCCTAGACTGCGAAACAACTGGGCTGAATCCAGACAAAGATGAAATTATTGAATTCGCTATTGCACGCTTTAATTTCGATACTATTATAGATTCTTTTGAAACATTAATTGAACCCTCTTTCCCTATACCAGAAGAGTCAACAGCTATTCACCATATTACGGATCAAATGGTAAAAGGAAAGCCAAAAATTCAAGAGATTCTACCTCGCATTTTTGAACTTATCGACAATTATATTATTATTGGCCATGGCATTACTAACGATATCTCTTTCTTAAATGCCTCTGCAAAAAAGTATGCCGTTCCCAATAATCTTTCCTCTATTCGCTATTTAGATACCTTGCGATTAGCCCGTTTATATGGTGAAAGTCCTACCAACTCATTAGAAATGTTACGCAAACATTTTAATATCGCAGAAGAAGGTGCTCATCGAGCTATGAATGATGTTGTAGTAAACATTGAAGTGTTTAAATTTCTTGCTAAACGTTATAAAACAGTCACACAAATCCTCGAACGCTTAAAAAGACCTATTTTATTAAAAACCATGCCCCTTGGAAAACATAAAAGACGTAAATTTTCTGAAATACCTATTGAATATCTACGGTGGGCTGCGCGCCAAAACTTTGATCAAGATTTACTTTTTTCCATCCACCACGAACTAAAAAAACGCAAACAAGGTACGCGCTTTTGTCAAGAAGCAAACCCTTTTTCTTCACTTTAA
- a CDS encoding Glu/Leu/Phe/Val family dehydrogenase, producing MAQACEKTLALEEVSVPGYEKVIRVLNAEVGLHAIICIHSSVIGPALGGIRIYPYPNEEMALKDVMRLAKAMTYKSLLSECSWGGGKAVIIADPKMDKTKELLSAFAEAVHQLKGEYICAEDVGCSPEDVLLISQTTPYVVGLPHEKSSGNPAIFTAWGAFRGIQSVLKKIYSSSDLKGRKIAIQGIGAVGFELAMFLFWAGAHLIISDLDQKRCLELQKLTGAVILPAEEILKAECDVLAPCAMGGILNSRTIPLLRCLAVAGCANNQLLNDNDADELASRGIWYVPDFINNAGGLINVSQELEPGGYNPILARNRIDRIPDLLTIVYDIAEQNRFSTHRAALSLADYRLKYQIGKRIEPPYFHHASLS from the coding sequence ATGGCCCAAGCCTGTGAAAAAACGCTTGCTTTAGAAGAAGTTTCGGTTCCTGGTTATGAAAAAGTAATCAGAGTATTAAATGCGGAAGTAGGGTTGCATGCAATTATTTGTATACATTCTAGCGTTATAGGTCCTGCTTTAGGCGGTATACGCATCTATCCCTATCCCAATGAAGAAATGGCTTTAAAAGATGTTATGCGCCTTGCAAAAGCCATGACTTATAAGTCTCTTCTATCTGAGTGTTCTTGGGGAGGAGGCAAAGCTGTTATTATAGCAGATCCTAAGATGGATAAGACAAAAGAACTGCTTTCTGCTTTTGCAGAAGCTGTACACCAACTTAAAGGGGAATACATTTGTGCAGAAGATGTAGGTTGTTCTCCTGAAGATGTTCTACTTATTAGTCAAACTACTCCTTATGTAGTAGGCCTACCTCATGAAAAAAGTAGTGGAAATCCAGCTATTTTTACAGCTTGGGGGGCTTTTAGAGGGATACAATCCGTTCTAAAGAAAATATATAGTTCTTCCGATTTAAAAGGTCGTAAGATAGCCATACAAGGTATAGGTGCAGTAGGTTTTGAATTAGCTATGTTTCTTTTTTGGGCTGGAGCTCATCTTATAATTAGTGATCTGGATCAAAAAAGATGTTTGGAGCTTCAGAAACTCACAGGTGCTGTTATTCTTCCTGCGGAAGAAATCTTAAAAGCAGAATGCGATGTATTAGCACCTTGTGCTATGGGTGGGATATTAAACTCTCGCACGATTCCTTTATTACGCTGCTTAGCTGTTGCTGGTTGTGCTAATAACCAATTACTTAATGATAACGATGCTGACGAGTTAGCTAGTCGTGGTATTTGGTATGTTCCTGATTTTATTAATAATGCAGGGGGATTAATCAATGTATCACAAGAGCTAGAGCCAGGAGGGTACAACCCTATTCTAGCTCGTAACCGTATCGATCGTATTCCTGACCTGCTCACGATTGTTTATGATATTGCTGAACAAAATCGTTTTTCCACTCATAGGGCAGCTCTTTCTCTTGCTGATTATCGTTTAAAGTATCAAATTGGCAAGCGTATAGAACCTCCTTATTTCCATCACGCATCCTTGAGCTAA
- a CDS encoding phosphoglycerate kinase: protein MNKLSLKQLDVKNKKVLLRVDFNVPINEEGVITDDTRIKEALDSIQYILNHKGSVILMSHLGRPKGKPDLKLSLKPCAKALALLLKHPVLMAKDCIGPSAQNLAAHLQPNQILLLENLRFDPAEENPSSNPEFAKKLASFGNLYVNDAFGTAHREHSSTTAITKYFLGKSAMGFLMQKEINSLNSLIQNPQHPFYAIIGGAKISSKLGVLKSLLKKVDGLFIGGGMAYTLLKTQGYQIGNSICEEDQLDEALQLIKNCKDQKLPLWLPVDLLIADNFAKDANSKYIQVNQGIPDGWEGMDIGTETITIWEKALVKAATIFWNGPLGVFEFPAFAKGTEAIARCIASSKALSVVGGGDSVAAINQLHLTSSFSHISTGGGASLEYLELGRLPGIDGLSDS from the coding sequence ATGAATAAACTCTCCTTAAAACAGCTTGATGTAAAGAATAAAAAAGTACTCTTGCGTGTCGATTTCAATGTCCCTATAAATGAAGAAGGAGTCATTACAGACGATACGCGAATTAAAGAAGCACTAGATTCTATCCAATATATATTAAATCACAAAGGATCTGTTATCTTGATGAGTCATCTTGGTAGACCAAAAGGGAAACCCGATCTGAAACTCTCATTAAAACCCTGTGCCAAAGCCCTTGCCCTTTTACTCAAACATCCGGTTTTAATGGCTAAAGACTGCATAGGCCCTAGCGCACAAAACCTAGCAGCTCATCTACAACCAAATCAAATACTTTTATTGGAAAATCTACGGTTTGATCCAGCAGAAGAAAACCCTTCAAGCAATCCCGAATTTGCTAAAAAACTAGCTAGTTTTGGAAATTTATATGTAAATGATGCCTTTGGAACAGCACATCGAGAACATTCTTCTACCACTGCTATTACAAAATATTTTCTTGGTAAATCCGCTATGGGATTTCTCATGCAAAAAGAAATCAATTCCTTAAATTCTTTGATACAAAATCCACAACATCCTTTTTATGCAATTATTGGTGGAGCAAAAATTTCAAGTAAACTGGGCGTGTTAAAGTCTCTCTTAAAAAAAGTAGATGGTTTGTTTATTGGAGGAGGGATGGCTTACACTCTATTAAAAACCCAAGGTTATCAAATTGGAAATTCTATTTGTGAAGAAGATCAGCTAGATGAAGCCCTGCAACTAATCAAAAACTGTAAAGATCAAAAGCTGCCGCTTTGGCTACCTGTAGATTTGCTAATAGCCGATAACTTTGCTAAAGATGCAAATAGCAAATACATCCAAGTTAATCAAGGAATCCCAGATGGCTGGGAAGGAATGGACATAGGAACAGAAACAATTACTATCTGGGAAAAAGCACTTGTAAAAGCTGCTACTATATTTTGGAATGGCCCTCTAGGAGTTTTTGAATTTCCTGCGTTTGCAAAAGGAACAGAAGCAATTGCTCGATGCATTGCTTCTTCAAAAGCTCTTTCAGTAGTAGGCGGTGGAGACTCAGTTGCTGCTATCAATCAATTACATCTTACGAGTTCCTTTTCGCATATCTCAACAGGAGGTGGGGCCTCTCTAGAATACCTAGAGCTTGGGCGCTTGCCTGGGATAGATGGATTATCCGATAGTTAA
- the tsaE gene encoding tRNA (adenosine(37)-N6)-threonylcarbamoyltransferase complex ATPase subunit type 1 TsaE → MARRREGRDLKEIFLMEQSFISRSAQETLCIGQKIGSSLMGLHPIIGLFGDLGAGKTTLLKGIIHGAAEIDSQDICSPTFNYLNIYQGKLSSVYHFDLYRLLDATQFVSAGFDDFFYLKGLCCLEWAEKIDCLLPKETIRIYITHLHETQRQIVILGLYV, encoded by the coding sequence ATGGCTAGAAGAAGAGAAGGAAGAGATTTAAAAGAGATTTTTTTGATGGAGCAGAGTTTTATTAGTAGGTCGGCTCAAGAAACGCTCTGCATTGGACAGAAAATCGGATCATCTCTTATGGGCTTACACCCGATAATTGGATTATTTGGAGACCTAGGAGCGGGAAAAACAACGCTACTCAAAGGAATTATTCATGGTGCTGCAGAAATTGATTCTCAAGATATTTGCAGTCCAACATTTAACTATCTCAATATTTACCAAGGAAAACTTTCCTCTGTGTATCATTTTGATCTTTATCGCCTTCTCGATGCAACACAGTTTGTATCTGCTGGATTTGATGATTTCTTTTACTTAAAAGGGCTCTGCTGTTTGGAATGGGCTGAAAAAATTGATTGTTTACTACCTAAAGAAACCATTCGTATCTATATTACCCATCTTCATGAAACACAAAGGCAAATTGTAATATTGGGGTTGTATGTCTAA